In Candidatus Methylacidiphilales bacterium, the genomic stretch ATGGTGCCGACGGTGCTTCGGGAAGTTTTAACGGCGTTGGCCTGCTCGATAGCGATAGCTGGCGGAATGCCTTCGATGCGATCTACGTCGGGCTTGGGCATGCGGTCTAGGAATTGACGAGTATATGGGGAAAACGTCTCGACATAACGGCGTTGTCCCTCGGCGTAAAGGGTGTGAAACGCAAGAGAGGATTTCCCTGAACCGCTTGGGCCCGTGAGCACGGTAATTTTGTGATGAGGAATCGAGAGGCTGATGTTCTTTAAGTTGTGCGTTCTAGCCCCCTCGACGCGGATAAAATCATGTGCCATCGATTAGATAGGCTAGTTTTAAGAAGACGGAAAACAAATTCATTTGGCTCAGATTTTCGCCTGACGAGGAGATGTCGGGGAAGGCATTCGTTAGAATTTAATTTGCATATAAGGCAATTGTGTAGGATATTAGCAAATCAGACCCGTTTTTTAGCCATGACACGAATTAAATCTGTTCTTAGTTGGACCTTCGCCTTGATCTGGATGAATACAGAAATTGGCCGATCAGAAGCAATCCTGCACTATTTTGAAAGCGAATGGGAGGAAATATATCGGCGTCTGCCAGAGATCGCAGAGGCCGGTTACAGTGCAATCTGGACGCCGCCCCCTACGAAGTCTCCTGTGGCTGGCACGCTCAAATGGGCTAACGTCGGATATAGTTTGTGGGATCGTTTTGATCTAGGCGAGATTCCCCAGCGAGGCACCATTGCTACGCGCTATGGCACACGAGGTTGTTTGCGGATGTTTGTGGATAATGCTCATCAATGCGACATTTTGATCTACCCTGACCTTGTTTTTAATCACAACGGAAACGGTCCCAACCATTTCACCTATCCTGGGATGAAGATCAACGATTTCCATGTGTGGCAAGATTCATCTCAGCCCGGTGGTTGGAAACGTGCTAACCGAATGACAGGCTATGACGATATATCGAACGGCTTTGGACTAACGTTCCAAGAAGAACTTGTCAGCTTAATCGATATCAAAACGGAGCCGGATAACCGTTTTATCAATAACCCGCCGTTCTTTGCACCAGAGCCTGCACCATTTGTTAGGCATCCAGGCCAGCCTTCCAAGTATCCATTCTTTCAGTTTAACGGCTATGAATCTGAAAACGTTCGTCAGATGTTGATCCGATGGGTGAATTGGCTTGGCTATGCTATGGACTACGACGGAGCCCGACTGGATGCTGCGAAGCATGTTGTTCGTGAATTCTACGGCCAGATAGGGAATTCAAATGGCTTTAACCACAATATTCAGTGGAACTTTGCGACTCGACGAGGATATCCCTTCAACAATGATCTCTCTCAGATGTATGCAAATGACATCCGTCGCAACCGCGCCCTTGTATTCTCTGAGATCTTTACCGGCAGCACAAGCACGTATGGTTATTGGGATTTCGGCACGCAAATGCTGCATCTAGATTTTCCGCTTAAAATCGGTGTTGTAAATCCCGCATTCGGTGGGAATCTTTCTCTTCTTGGCAGCTTCGATGGACTTGGGCCACTGAATGGAATCCGCTTTGTCCAAAGCCATGATCAAGGGCCACCTGCACGAAATGACTTAGCACACGCATGGCTCCTCACACATATAGGCAAATCCGTTGTCTACTTTTCTGGTAACAACATCACAAATATGGATGCTAACAAAACTTGGGTTTTGCCTGGACATGGGGCAGCACTTGGTGACTACCACAACCGAATCACCAACATGGTCTACGTTCGCAATCAATTTGCTCGTGGAAAGCAATGGGAACGCTGGTCTGATGGCGATTTCTATGCTTTCGAACGATACGATGACTTAAATAATAACAATTCGCCGAATCCTGGAGAAGCCCTCTTGCTCGTCGCTTTAAACGACTCTGGTTCTCCTCAAACCCGCACGCTACAAACCGCTTTCCCAAACGGCACCGTCCTCAAAGACTATAGCGGCAACAATCCTAACACCGTAACAGTAAGCGGAGGACAAGTCACCATCACTGTGCCTGGTAACTTACCCGGAATCCCCGGTGGACAAGGATGGGTCTATTATGCCCCTCGCAATGCTGATGCAAACGGCGAGCCAATACGTTTCCTAAATGGCAATAACCAAGTTGGCACGATCAACTGGATTGTGCCTGGTGGAATCCACGCTCCCAGTAAGCCAAGACAAATTCCCCGAATTACGACTAACTCCGTGAATATCGACGTGCACTTCACAAATCCACCGGATGGCACAGTCGATAGTGTCATCATTCGTTGGGGACAAGGTCGCGACCTCAATCCCGATCCAAACATCAACCCATTCGGTGGAAACAACATCATCTCCTCCGGTTACATGCCTGCAACACAACTCTCCACAGGCCATTGGAGACTTACGGCAGATTTATCCAACATCCCCGAGGGACTTCACTTAATTCAAGCGCGTTGCTTTAATCAGCGTCCCTCCACTCTTCCTCCATTATTCCAGACTTTTTATAAAGTTGTCTATGTCGATCGTACAGGTCCAAGTATTCAAATTGAAAACCCACCAGCAAACGGAACAATCCAAGGTGATACAATTGTGCGAATCAACAACCCCGATTACACCGCTTACACTGTCGAAGTCTCCGTAAACGGCGGGCCGTTTCGTCCAGCTCACCGTTACATCCGGGGGCTATGGAAATACAGCTTATCTGGTCTGCCAGCGGGCACACACACCATCACTGTAAAAGCTACAGAAGCCGATTGGGGGAATCCACGTAGTATCATTAACCAATCCACAACGACACGCACTTTCACCGTCGTCCGCGATGGCCCCCCAGTCGCAATCAACCACAAAGAGGGCGAGGTTCTCAAAATGCCGTTCTTCATCACACGGCTTCATCTTCCAACCTCACTAGGAGTATCAAACGTCAAACTTTACTGGGACGGCTACGAAATGGTGGGCTTGGCGGGCACAAACGGCATTGTCACTCACATTTTTGACGGGCGCTACATCTCAGGCGGAGTCGAAGATCGCCTCTGGGGTGCTTTCACAAACGGACCACATTTCTTTGAAGCTGTCGTAACGGATGCAAACAACAAAGTAACTCGAGTCACACGCCAAGTGACCTACAACTTGTACGGACAGAATCTTACAGACTCCGACGGTGACGGCCTGCCCGATGATACAGAAATTCCGTTTTACAGTACTGGCACAAATCCAGGCCCCTCTGGACAACTGCCCGGAGACACGAACTACGACAATGTTCCGCAAAGCGGAGAGAACTGGACACGCCTGAATCCGTTAAACCATCAAACCTACTACGTAGGAGATTGGGATGGAGATCGCGATTCTGATGGCGATGGCGTTAAAAACCTCTTCGAAACATGGCAAGGCTTTCTTCGCCACGGCAACGCATTTCATTTCGACATATACAATAGCGGAAGCAAGCCAAGCTTGGCCGACCCCATCGATGCCGACAATGATGGAATGACCGCACGCTGGGAAGGCTTAAACGGACTAAACGACAGCAATGCTGCCAATAACACCCAAGACCCCGACAACGACGGAATCCCAAACCTCCTGGAGTTTGCGTTTAATCTCGATCCTCAAAAATACGATGCTGATAGCCTCCCTCAACCCACAATCACAAATATAAACGGACAAGACTTCTTCACCATCACATATCTTCCTAATCCTGACATCGGTCTTACAAACGTAACTGTCACGGCTGAATTTTCCTCTGACCTTCAGAATTGGAGCACCGCTGGGATTATCTTTGATAATAATCACCCCGTAGCCGGTTCTGTGAGAGCTCGCGTCCCCATTGGCTCAAACCAACGCGGATTTTTTAGGCTACGCGCCACCAAATAATAGTATCGGAAACCCTAATTTAAGTTGTCTGTAATTCTGCTCCTGAGCCTGTAGAATGAGGACATAATATCTTTTCTAGCATAACCAACTGCGGATAATCCCCTTTCCTTACACGATAAACCGAAGCACTGCCTTCTGCTCTTGAAAGGACTTGGATCTCATCAAAAAGAAAAGCCCTTTGAACCCTGAATTCAAGACCTTCAAGAGGAATCGCCGAGATTTTCGATTTGGCCTGAGCAGGCACCCAAAGGAAAAGAAATTCAGGACTACGAAGCCCTACAATATACCCAGGATGATTTGCCCCACAGACAGTTCCCTTCCCTGTGAATACACGCAAAGCCCAATCTATCTCCGCCCCCGGGCCGAATTCTTGCACAATCCGTTCCCACACAGCCGGTGGATAATTCTTATCCAAAGGTTTGGGCTGTAGGTCGTCACGAGCAGAAAGCTTATTAAAGACAAACGTCAAATACGCCCGCCCCATACGAATCAGTCTTGGCGCAAACCACACAATCCCAGTCATCACAAGTATCAAAATCAAAAACAACAGCAAAGGATGGGTAAGCGCTAGAATCGTTCCACCTGCCACCATCACATCTTCACCTACACTGACGGCAATTTTAGATACAGGCTCAGGCACGATATTCGTAAGCAATCTGCCAGTAGCTTTAGTTAAGTGAGTCACAGTCGCCACCCCTCCACAAATCAAGACCGCTAGTATCTGTGCCACCGGATGCAGATCCCCTAAGGCTGCGAGACTTATGATCACGGCTCCAAGCGGACGTATCGCAGAATGGAGCACATCCCACAGCGAATCCACCCAAGGCACCTTATCCGCGAAAAATTCAATAAAATACAACACTCCTGCCACAGTGATAATCAGTGGGTTGCTGAGCACCTCCAATGCTTCCAGTCCAGGTGATAACGTAATCCACCCCTGACT encodes the following:
- a CDS encoding alpha-amylase family glycosyl hydrolase translates to MTRIKSVLSWTFALIWMNTEIGRSEAILHYFESEWEEIYRRLPEIAEAGYSAIWTPPPTKSPVAGTLKWANVGYSLWDRFDLGEIPQRGTIATRYGTRGCLRMFVDNAHQCDILIYPDLVFNHNGNGPNHFTYPGMKINDFHVWQDSSQPGGWKRANRMTGYDDISNGFGLTFQEELVSLIDIKTEPDNRFINNPPFFAPEPAPFVRHPGQPSKYPFFQFNGYESENVRQMLIRWVNWLGYAMDYDGARLDAAKHVVREFYGQIGNSNGFNHNIQWNFATRRGYPFNNDLSQMYANDIRRNRALVFSEIFTGSTSTYGYWDFGTQMLHLDFPLKIGVVNPAFGGNLSLLGSFDGLGPLNGIRFVQSHDQGPPARNDLAHAWLLTHIGKSVVYFSGNNITNMDANKTWVLPGHGAALGDYHNRITNMVYVRNQFARGKQWERWSDGDFYAFERYDDLNNNNSPNPGEALLLVALNDSGSPQTRTLQTAFPNGTVLKDYSGNNPNTVTVSGGQVTITVPGNLPGIPGGQGWVYYAPRNADANGEPIRFLNGNNQVGTINWIVPGGIHAPSKPRQIPRITTNSVNIDVHFTNPPDGTVDSVIIRWGQGRDLNPDPNINPFGGNNIISSGYMPATQLSTGHWRLTADLSNIPEGLHLIQARCFNQRPSTLPPLFQTFYKVVYVDRTGPSIQIENPPANGTIQGDTIVRINNPDYTAYTVEVSVNGGPFRPAHRYIRGLWKYSLSGLPAGTHTITVKATEADWGNPRSIINQSTTTRTFTVVRDGPPVAINHKEGEVLKMPFFITRLHLPTSLGVSNVKLYWDGYEMVGLAGTNGIVTHIFDGRYISGGVEDRLWGAFTNGPHFFEAVVTDANNKVTRVTRQVTYNLYGQNLTDSDGDGLPDDTEIPFYSTGTNPGPSGQLPGDTNYDNVPQSGENWTRLNPLNHQTYYVGDWDGDRDSDGDGVKNLFETWQGFLRHGNAFHFDIYNSGSKPSLADPIDADNDGMTARWEGLNGLNDSNAANNTQDPDNDGIPNLLEFAFNLDPQKYDADSLPQPTITNINGQDFFTITYLPNPDIGLTNVTVTAEFSSDLQNWSTAGIIFDNNHPVAGSVRARVPIGSNQRGFFRLRATK
- a CDS encoding DUF4126 domain-containing protein; amino-acid sequence: MESLELLAATLGLSALSGISLYLTVFLTGLLLSQGWITLSPGLEALEVLSNPLIITVAGVLYFIEFFADKVPWVDSLWDVLHSAIRPLGAVIISLAALGDLHPVAQILAVLICGGVATVTHLTKATGRLLTNIVPEPVSKIAVSVGEDVMVAGGTILALTHPLLLFLILILVMTGIVWFAPRLIRMGRAYLTFVFNKLSARDDLQPKPLDKNYPPAVWERIVQEFGPGAEIDWALRVFTGKGTVCGANHPGYIVGLRSPEFLFLWVPAQAKSKISAIPLEGLEFRVQRAFLFDEIQVLSRAEGSASVYRVRKGDYPQLVMLEKILCPHSTGSGAELQTT